A single Drechmeria coniospora strain ARSEF 6962 chromosome 03, whole genome shotgun sequence DNA region contains:
- a CDS encoding fructosyl-amino acid oxidase, which produces MEEAPPTSILVIGSGVFGLSTAWALTKRQLFAKTAITVVDNARGEFPPRDSASVDSSRIIRADYADPHYTALATLAQQEWRRQGADELGGQGRYTESGFVLTANLPMDVPAGTKSSMDYTRESWENVVDYAAKEGLPTESIQRLESREAVKELLTVDGHCGDWGYLNKLSGWADAGKGMKWLYDRVMETNRVRFVDGQVMKLETVGDKVVGAQLSDGVVVRGDVVLVAAGAWTGELIDLRGRVEATGHALAYVDIAEDELAVLAKQPVVLNLSSGLFIIPPRDRVLKVARHGFGYLNPELVTNALPPSPSSERKPFVTSRPVTERNGGAQGLPEEADVDLRRGLKDLSPVKGLETRPWKETRLCWYSDTADGDWLVDWHPGWKGLFIATGDSGHGFKFLPVVGERIVDCMLGSGGELGRKWKWKDVDDDGVGHYVNGGYNGLMTRDGSRGGHAGMILREEREKK; this is translated from the coding sequence ATGGAAGaagcgccgccgacgtccatTCTCGTCATCGGCTCGGGAGTCTTTGGCCTCAGCACGGCATGGGCACTGACCAAGCGGCAGCTGTTCGCCAAGACGGCCATCACTGTTGTTGATAATGCTCGGGGAGAGTTCCCTCCCAGGGATTCCGCAAGCGTCGACTCGTCGAGGATCATCAGAGCGGACTACGCCGACCCCCACTACACGGCACTGGCAACACTGGCGCAGCAAGAATGGAGAAGGCAGGGAGCGGATGAGCTCGGCGGTCAGGGACGTTATACGGAGTCTGGATTCGTGCTGACGGCCAACTTGCCGATGGACGTTCCGGCGGGGACAAAGTCGAGCATGGACTATACCAGGGAGAGCTGGGAGAACGTCGTCGATTACGCGGCAAAGGAGGGGCTTCCGACGGAGAGCATCCAGAGGCTCGAGAGCAGGGAGGCGGTGAAGGAGCTTCTGACGGTCGATGGCCACTGCGGCGACTGGGGTTATCTCAACAAACTATCCGGCTGGGCGGATGCCGGAAAAGGCATGAAATGGCTCTACGACCGTGTCATGGAGACGAACCGTGTTCGATTTGTCGACGGCCAAGTTATGAAGCTCGAGACGGTGGGCGACAAAGTGGTGGGCGCCCAGCTgtccgacggcgtcgtcgtgcgagGCGACgtggtcctcgtcgccgcgggTGCTTGGACGGGCGAGCTTATCGATCTTCGGGGGCGAGTGGAAGCGACGGGTCACGCGTTGGCATACGTGGATATCGCAGAGGATGAACTTGCGGTGCTGGCGAAGCAGCCTGTCGTCCTCAACCTCTCCTCCGGACTCTTCATCATCCCCCCGCGGGACAGGGTGCTCAAGGTCGCCCGACACGGTTTCGGCTATCTCAACCCGGAACTCGTGACGAATGCGTTGCCTCCGTCCCCTTCCTCGGAGCGCAAACCATTCGTGACGTCTCGGCCGGTGACGGAACGGAATGGCGGCGCCCAAGGGCTCCCggaggaagccgacgtcgacctccGTCGCGGGCTCAAGGACCTCTCGCCCGTCAAAGGGCTCGAAACTCGACCGTGGAAGGAGACGAGGCTCTGCTGGTACTCGGACACTGCTGACGGGGACTGGCTCGTGGACTGGCACCCAGGCTGGAAGGGCCTCTTCATCGCGACAGGAGATAGCGGTCACGGATTCAAGTTCCTTCCCGTTGTCGGCGAGAGGATCGTCGATTGCATGCTGGGTAGCGGCGGAGAGCTGGGGAGGAAATGGAAATGGAAAGatgttgacgacgacggcgtcggccactATGTGAACGGCGGGTACAATGGATTGATGACGAGAGATGGCAGCAGAGGGGGACATGCAGGAATGATATTGAGAGAGGAGCGGGAGAAGAAGTAG